GCCGTAGCATTTATTACTTAAACCTTATCTCAACAGTATCATCTTCCTGTTCTGAACTTCGTTTCCGGCTGATAATCGATATACATAAACACCGGCGCTAACGGTTTCTCCGTGATTATCTTTGCTATCCCAGGTGACCGATTGATTTCCTGCTGGCTGTCGGTGATCCACCAAAGTGCGCACTTCCTGACCGAGGGAATTGAAAATCCTTAAAATAACCTGTTCACCTCTGGGAAGATCATATGTAATCTTTGTTGCAGGGTTAAAAGGGTTTGGAAAATTTTGCTGCAGCTCGAAACTGGTGGCAACCGGAAACGACCTATCAGGTTCGAGGCCGGTAATGTCGGATAAATCCATTTTGTACATCGAGCGTCCGTGGGTTCCGGCAACCAAAAAATGTTCAGTGGGATGAATCTTCAAATCCGTTACGGTGACCATTGGCATGCCGCTGCCCAGAGCCTCCCAGATTTGCCCGTTGTCGATGCTGATATAAGCGCCGACATCCGTCCCGACATATATAATATTCGCTTCAATTGGATCGATAGCGATAGCATTAATGGGGGCGTTGGGTAAATTACTGCTGATATCTGTCCAGGTTTCAGCCATATTCATAGTACGAAAAATATGCGGTTCCGGATCGTGCCATTTTAGCCCGGAAAAAGTAACGTAGGCGATATTTTCATCCGTCGGATCAACCGCGACCCGGGTGATCCAGCGGTATGGCATGTTGGGACCGGTAACTTCGTTCCAGGTTGCACCAAGATCCGTGCTCAGCCAGACGTGACTATCGTCAGTACCGGCATAAATGATATCGGAATTGGTTGCAGCAACGGCGATAGTGGTAACAGTTCCCAGGCGGGGACCGCCTTCGGTCAAATCAGGGCTGATCGCGGTCCAACTCGCCGCTCCGTTCTCAGTTCGATAAACCCGATTGGTTCCATAATACAACCTCGAAACATTGTTGGGATCCATCACCACTGGTGTTGACCAATTTGTCGGTTCGGACGGATCGATACCATTATTAACTGGTTGAAAGCTCACCCCACCATTGGTGGATTTACCCAAGTCACCGAATTGTGACTCGGAGTAGATGATATTCGGGTTGGTGGGATCAATAATCACATAGAAGCCGTCACCACCGAAAATGAACTCCCAGTCATCCAAGTCACCGGTGAGAGTTCGCGTGGTCCCGTTATCTTGAGTTCCGCCGTATAATCTTTCAGGATTATTGAGGTCCAACCCGATTTCGTAAAATTGAGTGACGGGTAAATCAGCAGTTTCTGTCCATGTTAAACCTCCGTTTGTAGAAATATCGATGCCACCATCATTTCCGGTAATGATATGATCCGAATTTTGGGGATTAAATTTTAGATCATGAAAATCAACATGAAAAAGAGATTCAGCACTCCAGCTAAAACCGCCATCGGTCGTTTGCGAAAGCAAGACGTCCAGGACATACACAATATCGGGATTTTCCGGATGAACTCGCACCTGA
This window of the candidate division KSB1 bacterium genome carries:
- a CDS encoding T9SS type A sorting domain-containing protein, with the translated sequence MKNFRKGLSKEAIHISVLLTLMLCAALLIYFSFMHNTPNANENFTRLLEKPGSGPDPRPSEWFWKQRTFPHWKAEKDAHLEMLRTAQAMRSKKISRISFDLQWEFAGPTNVQGRVHDIEFDPLDPNNIYAIPSTGGMFKSNDAGVTWEPIFDDQAILTMGDIAIDPINPNIIYVGTGEPNGGHNNFPGAGIYKSIDAGSTWQLMGLESTVSIGRVLIDPTNTQRVFVAAVGSYFAPNPERGIYRSEDGGASWSQVLFVSDSTGAIDLVMDPTNPSFMMAAMWERVRRPQSNHLFGETSGIFRSFDGGDSWELIDPNFSGLPNPLATDVGRIGLAISQSEPDIIYALYNDGQAYLGLFKTTDQGNTWTDADPNNQLSNGFGGFSWYFGQVRVHPENPDIVYVLDVLLSQTTDGGFSWSAESLFHVDFHDLKFNPQNSDHIITGNDGGIDISTNGGLTWTETADLPVTQFYEIGLDLNNPERLYGGTQDNGTTRTLTGDLDDWEFIFGGDGFYVIIDPTNPNIIYSESQFGDLGKSTNGGVSFQPVNNGIDPSEPTNWSTPVVMDPNNVSRLYYGTNRVYRTENGAASWTAISPDLTEGGPRLGTVTTIAVAATNSDIIYAGTDDSHVWLSTDLGATWNEVTGPNMPYRWITRVAVDPTDENIAYVTFSGLKWHDPEPHIFRTMNMAETWTDISSNLPNAPINAIAIDPIEANIIYVGTDVGAYISIDNGQIWEALGSGMPMVTVTDLKIHPTEHFLVAGTHGRSMYKMDLSDITGLEPDRSFPVATSFELQQNFPNPFNPATKITYDLPRGEQVILRIFNSLGQEVRTLVDHRQPAGNQSVTWDSKDNHGETVSAGVYVYRLSAGNEVQNRKMILLR